A single region of the Anaerostipes rhamnosivorans genome encodes:
- a CDS encoding helix-turn-helix domain-containing protein, with amino-acid sequence MNYKKLKEIMQTKKFTVEDLSKSSRIPIGTLSKIVCGITPNPRFNTMEEVAASLNCSLDEFSNREPMIPYDYENYIRKFKRLPAHQKEYIKYVINLEYDRMVSLKSSGKKSMKCFEFTSVEDGLADYGSQKVHDVWVEQNPITKECTFFVWVRTNMLEPKFCRNSILGFQYMDGRFPKHGEIWMFLRSGYLYIGRYFKRHGVPLLRSLNGTIDDEEITSVMDYKRVGRFVGTVDIPELTSIV; translated from the coding sequence ATGAATTATAAAAAACTTAAGGAAATTATGCAAACAAAAAAGTTTACAGTGGAAGATTTGTCAAAAAGCAGCAGGATCCCCATCGGCACTTTATCAAAAATTGTATGCGGGATCACTCCGAATCCAAGATTTAACACGATGGAAGAAGTGGCAGCTTCCCTAAATTGTTCTCTGGATGAGTTCTCAAATCGGGAGCCCATGATCCCATATGATTATGAAAACTACATCCGTAAGTTTAAACGTCTGCCGGCGCACCAGAAAGAATATATCAAATATGTGATTAATTTAGAGTATGACAGAATGGTATCCTTAAAATCTTCTGGAAAAAAATCAATGAAGTGTTTTGAGTTTACCAGTGTGGAGGACGGCTTGGCTGACTATGGAAGCCAGAAGGTGCATGATGTATGGGTGGAACAGAATCCTATTACAAAGGAATGTACCTTTTTCGTCTGGGTGCGCACCAATATGCTGGAACCGAAGTTTTGCAGAAACTCTATTCTAGGATTCCAGTACATGGACGGGCGCTTTCCAAAACATGGAGAGATATGGATGTTCCTAAGGTCAGGATATTTGTATATAGGCCGTTATTTTAAGAGACACGGTGTTCCGCTGCTCAGGTCACTGAACGGAACGATAGACGATGAGGAGATCACAAGCGTGATGGATTATAAAAGAGTCGGAAGGTTCGTGGGGACCGTAGATATCCCCGAGTTGACATCGATAGTTTAA
- a CDS encoding acetyl-CoA hydrolase/transferase C-terminal domain-containing protein: MELSEKIEKILEQNVRPRLREHGGDIRVSELKDGILTVEFSGACSGCPSGRITLEELVKTAIQGECPEIKDVRTEQTVSGELIRQAKDLMGRNKKRSWKELYREKVVSADEAVSHIKPGHRVVLSHAAGESLVLSDALVRNKDLYENVEIVHMVAMGEARYCEPGMEQHFRHNSFFLGASTRKAAREGRADVTPVYFSEIPELFRTSLPVNVALLNLSPPDEHGYLSFGISVDYSKPAAMAADLVIAQINPSMPRTLGDSFIHVKDIDYIVEADTPLIELPPAKVTETERAIGKNCASLIEDGDTLQLGIGAIPDAVLGFLMDKKDLGIHSEMISDGVVDLAEAGVITNRRKNLHPGKSIVTFLMGTKKLYDYVDDNPEVELHPVDYVNDPYVIAKNDHLVSINSCVQVDLMGQVVSASVGRNQISGVGGQVDFVRGANMSRGGKSIMAMPSTAANGKISKIVPVIDEGASVTTSRYDVDYVVTEYGAVRLKGETLRNRAKKLIGIAHPDFRQMLEEEYKKRFHRCRNMNES; encoded by the coding sequence ATGGAGCTGTCAGAAAAAATAGAGAAAATACTGGAGCAAAACGTAAGACCAAGGCTAAGGGAACATGGAGGGGATATCCGCGTATCAGAGCTGAAAGATGGTATCCTCACAGTGGAGTTTTCAGGGGCCTGCAGCGGATGCCCGTCTGGGCGTATTACCCTGGAGGAACTGGTAAAAACAGCGATACAGGGAGAATGTCCGGAGATAAAGGATGTCAGAACTGAACAGACTGTCAGCGGCGAACTGATCCGGCAGGCTAAAGATCTGATGGGCAGAAACAAAAAAAGGTCATGGAAAGAATTATACAGAGAAAAGGTGGTCAGTGCGGATGAGGCCGTATCCCATATCAAGCCAGGCCATAGGGTGGTACTTTCCCATGCAGCCGGAGAATCCCTGGTACTTTCCGATGCTCTGGTAAGAAACAAAGATCTCTATGAGAATGTAGAGATCGTCCATATGGTGGCTATGGGGGAGGCCAGATATTGTGAACCGGGGATGGAACAGCATTTCAGGCACAACAGTTTCTTTCTCGGAGCTTCCACAAGAAAGGCAGCCCGTGAGGGAAGAGCAGATGTGACCCCTGTCTATTTTTCAGAAATACCGGAGCTTTTCAGAACATCTCTTCCTGTGAATGTGGCGCTGTTAAATCTGTCGCCTCCAGATGAACACGGCTATTTAAGTTTTGGAATTTCGGTCGACTACTCTAAGCCTGCGGCCATGGCGGCGGATCTGGTGATCGCACAGATCAACCCTTCCATGCCAAGGACTCTGGGTGATAGTTTTATCCATGTGAAAGATATTGATTATATTGTGGAGGCGGATACGCCCCTGATCGAGCTTCCGCCCGCAAAGGTAACGGAGACCGAAAGGGCAATAGGGAAAAATTGCGCATCTTTGATCGAGGATGGTGACACCCTGCAGCTGGGCATCGGAGCGATCCCAGATGCAGTACTCGGCTTTTTGATGGACAAAAAGGATCTGGGAATACACTCAGAAATGATCTCGGATGGTGTTGTGGACTTGGCAGAAGCAGGGGTCATAACCAATAGGAGAAAAAATCTGCATCCTGGAAAGAGTATCGTGACGTTTCTCATGGGAACAAAGAAACTGTATGACTATGTGGACGATAATCCGGAGGTAGAACTTCATCCGGTGGACTATGTCAACGATCCTTATGTGATCGCAAAAAATGATCATCTGGTATCAATTAATTCCTGTGTGCAGGTGGATTTGATGGGACAGGTTGTGTCCGCATCCGTTGGCAGGAATCAGATCAGCGGAGTAGGCGGACAGGTAGATTTTGTTCGGGGCGCCAATATGAGCCGAGGGGGAAAAAGTATCATGGCTATGCCCTCTACGGCGGCAAATGGGAAAATCTCCAAGATCGTACCGGTAATCGATGAGGGGGCATCAGTTACAACTTCCAGATATGATGTGGACTATGTGGTAACAGAATATGGGGCAGTAAGATTAAAGGGTGAGACCCTGAGAAACCGGGCGAAAAAACTGATCGGGATCGCACATCCAGACTTTCGTCAGATGCTGGAAGAAGAATATAAAAAGAGATTTCATAGATGCCGGAATATGAATGAATCATAG
- a CDS encoding S1C family serine protease — protein sequence MYEDMNFNNTGYTEPDQNQNKGTAKKTGKRIAKIAAAAVAFGLIAGVTMQGVQYGFSAAGIGNGGTQLATTNTTKTSSKGTTSGNEDLSTVASNVMPSIVSITSKYTTSSGNFFGQQQNNESEGAGSGIIVGKKDGYLLVVTNNHVIADAQSISVGFTDGTSASGTIKGTDSDADLAVVAVKLKDIKSATMKKIKVITLGDSDNLKVGEQAIAIGNALGYGQSVTGGYISALNREVQLTDKTMTLLQTDAAINPGNSGGALLNSKGELVGINTVKYSSEDVEGMGYAIPINTAKPIIDRLIKQKTVSKSEQAYLGISGQTISSDMAAQMDMPQGALVRQVVQNSPAQKAGISAGDVIVSFDGSTVSTMEGLKSKIEGKKAGDTVKVVVKRQNQMGTYEKKTISVKLEKKTDDSSSSSTQNN from the coding sequence ATGTACGAAGATATGAATTTTAATAATACGGGATATACAGAACCAGATCAAAATCAAAATAAAGGAACTGCAAAAAAGACAGGAAAGAGGATCGCAAAGATCGCAGCGGCAGCGGTGGCCTTCGGACTGATTGCCGGGGTAACCATGCAAGGAGTACAGTATGGATTTTCAGCAGCAGGCATAGGAAACGGAGGAACCCAGCTTGCAACGACCAATACGACAAAAACATCTTCAAAAGGAACCACATCCGGAAACGAAGATTTGTCAACCGTAGCATCCAACGTTATGCCTTCCATCGTCTCTATCACAAGCAAATATACCACAAGCTCCGGAAATTTCTTCGGACAGCAGCAGAATAACGAAAGTGAGGGAGCCGGTTCCGGCATCATCGTCGGAAAGAAGGACGGATACCTTTTAGTTGTCACCAATAACCATGTCATCGCTGACGCACAGTCTATTTCTGTAGGATTTACAGACGGTACCAGTGCTTCCGGAACAATCAAGGGAACTGACAGCGACGCAGACTTGGCAGTGGTTGCGGTCAAACTAAAGGATATCAAGTCTGCTACAATGAAAAAGATCAAGGTCATCACATTGGGAGATTCTGATAATTTGAAAGTAGGAGAGCAGGCCATCGCCATCGGAAATGCACTCGGATACGGACAGTCTGTGACCGGAGGATATATCAGTGCCCTGAACAGGGAAGTACAGCTCACAGATAAAACCATGACTCTTCTTCAGACAGATGCCGCCATCAATCCGGGAAACAGCGGAGGTGCTCTGTTAAACAGTAAGGGAGAACTTGTAGGAATCAACACCGTCAAATATTCCTCAGAGGATGTAGAGGGAATGGGATATGCGATTCCGATCAATACGGCAAAACCAATCATTGACAGGTTGATCAAACAGAAAACCGTATCCAAATCCGAGCAGGCCTATTTAGGAATCTCAGGGCAGACCATCTCAAGCGATATGGCTGCACAGATGGATATGCCTCAGGGTGCACTGGTACGCCAGGTTGTTCAAAATTCACCGGCGCAGAAGGCAGGTATCAGCGCAGGGGATGTGATCGTAAGCTTCGATGGATCCACAGTGTCTACAATGGAAGGATTAAAGAGCAAGATCGAGGGCAAAAAAGCCGGCGATACAGTAAAAGTTGTCGTGAAACGCCAGAACCAGATGGGCACCTATGAAAAGAAAACCATAAGCGTCAAGCTGGAGAAAAAAACAGATGACAGTTCTTCTAGCAGCACGCAGAATAACTAA
- a CDS encoding LCP family protein has product MSVKATKRRHSHIRWIFILLLLIVILIGVILGLSYSKLGKIKSTPMNQSKLVTVHEDANMKDYTNIALFGIDSQTGSMSDRGNRSDSIIVVSINNSTKDIKMLSIYRDTYVSVNGHYTKINAAYSLGGPELAVSTINRNLDLNIKQYATVNFKILADIVDAIGGIEVKVDSSILKNLNSYIGDMNRLNGGDSPKIKTAGLQTLDGNQAVAYSRIRYTAGGDLARAGRQREVLQKIFAKGKKNPFGLMGAMDKILPQIKTNMDQKELFSMLLSIFRYDIKSQKGFPFDQKEYKYLGVWYGFPTTLKENAVQVHKYLFDTENYQVSDELGRINQKIINVIGY; this is encoded by the coding sequence ATGAGCGTAAAAGCTACCAAACGCCGGCATTCCCATATCCGGTGGATTTTCATACTGTTGCTGCTGATCGTTATCTTGATTGGAGTCATTTTAGGGTTATCTTACTCAAAGCTTGGCAAAATCAAGTCAACACCCATGAATCAAAGCAAGCTGGTCACAGTCCACGAAGACGCCAATATGAAGGATTACACCAACATCGCCCTGTTTGGCATAGACTCCCAGACCGGAAGTATGTCAGACCGTGGGAACCGTTCGGACTCTATTATTGTAGTCAGCATCAACAACAGCACAAAGGACATTAAAATGCTGTCCATCTACCGGGATACCTATGTCAGCGTAAACGGCCACTACACAAAAATCAACGCAGCATATTCCCTGGGCGGCCCAGAATTGGCTGTCAGCACCATCAACAGAAACCTGGACTTAAATATCAAACAATATGCGACCGTAAACTTTAAGATCCTGGCAGATATCGTGGATGCCATCGGCGGTATAGAAGTAAAGGTGGACTCTTCAATCCTTAAAAATCTAAACAGCTACATCGGCGATATGAATCGATTAAACGGTGGAGATTCACCCAAGATCAAGACTGCCGGTCTTCAGACATTAGATGGAAACCAGGCGGTGGCTTATTCAAGGATTCGCTACACAGCAGGCGGTGATCTGGCCCGCGCCGGACGCCAGAGAGAGGTTCTTCAGAAAATCTTTGCCAAAGGGAAAAAGAATCCTTTTGGCTTGATGGGTGCCATGGATAAGATTCTGCCGCAGATCAAGACCAATATGGATCAGAAAGAACTATTTTCCATGCTGCTTTCAATCTTTCGCTATGATATTAAAAGCCAGAAGGGATTTCCGTTTGACCAGAAGGAATACAAATATCTTGGTGTCTGGTATGGATTTCCTACCACACTGAAGGAAAATGCTGTTCAGGTACATAAATACCTGTTTGATACAGAAAACTATCAGGTCAGCGATGAGTTGGGACGGATTAACCAGAAAATCATCAATGTGATTGGATATTAA
- a CDS encoding DegV family protein: MSFNIVCDSCTDLTKEDFEKGCYTWIPLTLLIGDEEIVDDDTFDQRSFLDKVANSKGACKSACPAPEAYMEAYKKADDIYVVTLSAELSGSYNSAELGKKLYKEELGDKNIYVFNSRGASSTQLLIARKIYEYASTGMPFEQVVEHVEDYIKGQRTFFVLETLDVLQRNGRLSKVNAVLATALNIKPVMEGTKEGVIQKLAQARGTKKALAKMTECIVKEGQDLTERVLAIAHCNCYERAVYLKNMLEEKVNVKDIVIVDTKGVSSLYACDGGVVVAY, encoded by the coding sequence ATGAGTTTTAATATTGTCTGTGACAGCTGCACGGATTTAACAAAAGAAGATTTTGAGAAAGGATGTTATACCTGGATCCCGTTGACATTGCTGATCGGCGATGAGGAGATCGTTGACGATGATACTTTTGACCAGCGTTCTTTTTTAGACAAAGTGGCGAACAGCAAAGGCGCCTGTAAATCTGCATGTCCGGCGCCTGAAGCTTATATGGAAGCATATAAAAAGGCAGATGATATATATGTTGTGACATTGTCAGCAGAACTGAGCGGATCTTACAACAGCGCGGAGCTTGGCAAGAAGTTATACAAGGAAGAACTGGGAGACAAGAACATCTATGTGTTTAATTCCAGGGGAGCTTCAAGCACACAGCTTTTGATTGCCAGAAAGATCTATGAGTATGCGTCCACAGGTATGCCGTTTGAGCAGGTCGTGGAACATGTGGAGGATTATATTAAGGGGCAGAGAACCTTTTTTGTATTAGAAACCTTGGATGTCCTGCAGAGAAACGGGCGGCTGTCCAAAGTCAACGCAGTGCTTGCCACAGCCCTGAACATCAAACCAGTGATGGAAGGGACAAAGGAAGGTGTCATCCAGAAACTGGCACAGGCCAGAGGGACCAAAAAGGCGTTGGCAAAGATGACAGAATGCATCGTAAAAGAAGGACAGGATCTTACGGAGAGGGTCCTTGCCATCGCTCACTGCAATTGCTACGAAAGAGCTGTTTATCTCAAGAATATGTTGGAAGAGAAGGTAAACGTGAAGGATATCGTCATAGTAGATACCAAGGGAGTCAGCAGCCTGTACGCATGTGACGGCGGCGTAGTGGTAGCTTATTAG
- a CDS encoding DUF5721 family protein, giving the protein MISIEIEQVKTFMAGLLTGAMCDDFMLYEGKLSMEITYEFDGKMQKDFYDTDEWEILKEYPYIPWKMEKQKIFALIKGKKTPLSFQFVLMLDPKRMAGFLSKYNIPERSENIGGLFLNIYFDRESLKCTTGVSRKTFVLDKTLELAWDEEMKMFLKGK; this is encoded by the coding sequence ATGATTTCAATTGAGATAGAACAAGTAAAGACCTTTATGGCAGGACTTTTGACCGGGGCGATGTGTGATGATTTTATGCTGTATGAAGGGAAACTTTCCATGGAGATCACTTACGAATTTGATGGAAAAATGCAGAAAGATTTTTACGATACGGATGAATGGGAAATACTGAAAGAGTATCCTTATATCCCGTGGAAGATGGAAAAGCAAAAGATATTTGCACTGATCAAAGGAAAAAAGACACCTCTGTCTTTTCAATTTGTGCTGATGCTCGATCCGAAACGAATGGCAGGCTTCCTTTCTAAATATAATATACCTGAGAGATCAGAAAACATTGGAGGATTATTTTTAAACATATATTTTGACCGGGAAAGCCTAAAATGTACGACCGGAGTTTCAAGAAAAACATTTGTGCTGGATAAAACCCTGGAATTAGCGTGGGACGAAGAAATGAAAATGTTTTTAAAAGGGAAGTAG
- a CDS encoding SAM-dependent methyltransferase has translation MKLEEKAILHFLDRFDQTPFLVKIKEEEYSIGDGEPRFSIIFKKEPDLKEMMTSTSLALGEAYMRGDLEIDGDLYQALYYFLGQMGNFSVDTRVLRKLMFPSLGRRKQKEDVSSHYDLGNDFYSLWLDETLNYSCGFFESESDTLYEAQKHKTERILAKLNLKEGMELLDIGCGWGYLLIEAAKKYKIRGTGITLSREQQQGFQKRIEQEGLTDYLQVELMDYRDLPGYKKKFDRVVSVGMLEHVGRDHYELFFQCIKRAMKPGGVFLLHFISALEEHPGDPWMKKYIFPGGVIPSLREIVDLGSKYRFYLLDAESLRRHYNRTLLCWDKNFNEHRAEIEEKFGETFARMWDLYLCACASTFQNGIIDLHQLLFTNGINNDLPMTRWY, from the coding sequence ATGAAGCTGGAAGAAAAAGCAATCCTTCATTTTTTGGACAGGTTTGACCAGACTCCGTTTCTTGTCAAAATAAAAGAAGAGGAGTATTCGATTGGGGACGGGGAGCCAAGATTCTCGATTATCTTCAAAAAGGAACCGGATTTAAAGGAAATGATGACAAGTACATCCCTGGCATTGGGTGAGGCCTATATGCGGGGTGATCTGGAGATTGATGGGGATTTGTACCAGGCATTGTATTATTTTCTCGGACAGATGGGCAACTTCTCGGTGGATACAAGAGTGCTGAGAAAACTGATGTTTCCTTCACTGGGAAGAAGAAAACAGAAAGAGGATGTCTCCTCCCACTATGATCTGGGAAATGATTTTTACAGTCTTTGGCTGGATGAGACTTTAAACTATTCCTGTGGGTTCTTTGAGTCTGAGAGTGATACACTTTACGAAGCACAGAAGCATAAGACAGAGAGAATCCTTGCCAAGCTTAATTTGAAAGAAGGGATGGAGCTTCTGGACATTGGATGTGGTTGGGGTTACCTTTTGATCGAGGCTGCCAAAAAATATAAGATCCGCGGAACCGGCATCACTCTGAGCAGGGAGCAGCAGCAGGGGTTTCAAAAGCGGATTGAGCAGGAAGGTCTGACAGATTATCTGCAGGTTGAGTTGATGGACTACAGGGATCTGCCGGGATATAAAAAGAAGTTTGACAGGGTGGTCAGTGTGGGAATGCTGGAGCATGTGGGAAGGGATCATTATGAGCTTTTTTTCCAATGCATCAAGAGGGCGATGAAGCCAGGAGGAGTTTTTCTTCTGCACTTTATCAGCGCCCTGGAGGAACATCCGGGAGATCCATGGATGAAGAAATATATTTTCCCAGGAGGTGTCATTCCAAGTCTCCGTGAGATTGTGGACCTTGGCTCTAAATACCGTTTTTATCTACTGGACGCAGAAAGCCTGAGAAGGCATTACAACAGAACTCTGCTGTGCTGGGATAAGAATTTTAATGAACACAGGGCGGAGATTGAAGAGAAATTTGGTGAAACATTTGCAAGGATGTGGGATTTGTATCTGTGTGCATGTGCATCTACATTTCAGAATGGAATCATTGATCTGCATCAGCTCCTGTTTACGAACGGAATTAATAATGATCTGCCTATGACGAGATGGTATTGA
- a CDS encoding chloramphenicol acetyltransferase → MFHLIDLDTWERREHFQYYTEMIKCGYSLTAELDVTDFLKLIRQKSLKFYPSFVYCVSSAVNSLNEFKMGLSKEGLPGIWDTVHPSYTVFHNDDHTFSDLWTYYSDDFLSFYHAMTDDMKTYRDHKGIKGKPGQPQNFFCISCVPWLSYTGLSTMSADASPNLFPIITYGKYQGTAGRYKMPLTITISHAAADGYHTSLLINQIQEFITKDFTI, encoded by the coding sequence ATGTTTCATCTGATTGATTTAGATACGTGGGAACGCAGGGAACATTTTCAATATTACACTGAGATGATCAAGTGCGGCTACAGCCTGACAGCTGAGTTGGATGTGACTGATTTTCTGAAACTGATCCGGCAAAAAAGTCTTAAATTTTATCCAAGCTTTGTCTACTGTGTTTCATCGGCCGTCAACAGCTTAAACGAATTTAAGATGGGACTTTCAAAAGAAGGGCTGCCCGGTATCTGGGACACTGTGCACCCTTCCTACACTGTCTTCCATAATGATGACCATACTTTTTCTGATCTGTGGACGTATTACTCGGATGATTTTCTATCCTTCTACCATGCTATGACGGATGATATGAAAACGTATAGGGATCATAAAGGCATAAAAGGCAAACCCGGACAGCCTCAGAACTTTTTCTGTATCTCGTGTGTCCCCTGGCTTTCTTATACCGGACTCAGCACCATGTCCGCAGATGCCAGTCCCAATCTATTTCCTATCATCACATACGGTAAATACCAGGGAACTGCCGGCCGTTACAAAATGCCGCTGACCATCACGATCTCCCATGCGGCGGCGGACGGCTACCATACCAGTCTCCTTATAAATCAAATCCAGGAATTCATAACAAAAGATTTTACAATCTAA
- a CDS encoding DUF368 domain-containing protein — MKLLKEICRGILIGVANIIPGVSGGTLAVSMGIYDKIIYALTHIRKEFKQSLKILVPVGIGAVIGLVGLSFVIKWLFEYYPIQTNFLFIGLIIGGLPAIFKRMEGEKKGLSHGIAFLLMFALVVLLPLLGSQTASDVILTADPVMMGKMFLIGIIAAATMVVPGVSGSMVLLVLGFYQPILQEITQFMVNVATLNLSGLTHGILLLTPMALGIAAGVVIIAKIIEYLFEHFEAVTFAGIGGLILGSPIAILYEANFDHFNLFSGVTGLIALAAGCICAYYLGED; from the coding sequence ATGAAATTATTGAAAGAGATATGCCGGGGGATTTTGATCGGGGTAGCCAATATCATACCGGGAGTCAGCGGAGGAACGCTGGCAGTTTCTATGGGGATTTATGACAAAATCATATACGCACTGACACATATACGCAAGGAATTTAAGCAGAGTCTTAAGATACTTGTGCCAGTAGGAATTGGGGCTGTCATCGGACTTGTGGGCCTTTCCTTTGTGATCAAATGGCTGTTTGAATATTATCCGATCCAGACTAATTTTTTGTTTATAGGACTGATCATCGGGGGACTGCCGGCGATTTTTAAGAGAATGGAAGGTGAAAAAAAGGGACTCTCACATGGGATTGCTTTTCTCCTTATGTTTGCACTGGTGGTCCTGCTCCCGCTTTTGGGCAGCCAGACAGCGTCAGATGTGATATTGACTGCAGATCCGGTCATGATGGGAAAGATGTTCCTGATCGGTATTATTGCCGCGGCCACCATGGTCGTACCTGGAGTCAGCGGATCTATGGTGCTGTTAGTTTTGGGATTTTACCAGCCGATTCTTCAAGAGATCACACAGTTTATGGTAAATGTGGCTACGCTGAATCTATCCGGCTTGACACACGGCATTCTCTTGCTGACACCGATGGCATTGGGTATTGCAGCGGGAGTCGTGATCATCGCAAAGATCATTGAATATCTTTTTGAACATTTTGAAGCAGTCACATTTGCCGGTATCGGCGGTCTGATCCTTGGATCCCCCATCGCCATACTCTATGAGGCCAATTTTGACCATTTTAATCTGTTCTCGGGAGTGACGGGACTGATCGCATTGGCGGCAGGATGTATCTGTGCTTATTACCTGGGCGAGGATTAA
- a CDS encoding undecaprenyl-phosphate glucose phosphotransferase: MIKQNQAYLNRLHIVIDAVCIYLSAFLSHKIRFEWGKESWISKLFFFVGKYELRFSYYQKTVFISIIILLLLYAFFGLYTPKRYQRGSREIINLFKANLIGLGIGSVAIVLTRLQNFPRSLLLLFFSMNFVVGVISRYTIRKVLNSTRENGRNLKHVVLVGFSTSAAAYIDRIKANPHWGLYIHGIFDDTISDNFEYRGIKKIGLLNELENYLGQTPLDEVAITLNLDEYEKLEKLVAICEKSGVHTKFVPDYYNFISTNPYTEDLDGLPVINIRNVPLTNIVNRVVKRTIDIIGSACALVILSPVMLVIALLVKRSSPGPVLFAQERVGLGNKPFKMYKFRSMGVQDPKKEATQWTKPNDPRVTPFGKFIRHTSLDELPQFYNVLRGDMSLVGPRPERPLFVEKFKEEIPRYMIKHQVRPGITGWAQVNGFRGDTSIRGRIEHDLYYIENWKLSLDFKILFLTVFKGFINKNAY, translated from the coding sequence ATGATTAAGCAAAATCAAGCCTATTTAAACCGCCTGCATATCGTCATTGATGCAGTCTGTATTTATCTATCGGCTTTTTTATCACATAAGATCCGATTTGAATGGGGAAAAGAATCGTGGATTTCTAAACTATTTTTCTTTGTTGGAAAATATGAGTTAAGATTTTCTTATTACCAGAAGACGGTTTTTATTTCAATCATTATCCTTCTTTTATTATATGCCTTCTTCGGCCTTTATACTCCCAAGAGGTATCAGCGCGGAAGCCGTGAGATCATCAATCTGTTTAAAGCAAACCTGATTGGTCTCGGTATCGGATCCGTTGCCATTGTCCTGACCAGACTTCAAAACTTCCCCCGGAGCCTTCTGCTTTTGTTCTTTTCCATGAACTTTGTAGTCGGCGTCATCTCCCGTTATACTATAAGGAAAGTATTAAACAGCACAAGGGAAAACGGCCGGAATTTAAAACATGTGGTCCTGGTCGGCTTCAGCACATCTGCTGCCGCCTATATTGACCGTATCAAAGCCAATCCCCACTGGGGCCTTTATATCCACGGCATTTTTGACGATACCATCAGCGATAACTTTGAATACAGAGGTATAAAAAAGATCGGACTTTTAAATGAATTGGAAAATTATCTGGGACAGACCCCGTTGGACGAAGTCGCTATCACACTGAATCTGGACGAATACGAGAAGCTGGAAAAGTTGGTTGCCATCTGTGAGAAATCAGGTGTCCATACGAAGTTCGTGCCGGACTATTATAACTTTATTTCCACAAACCCATACACCGAGGATCTGGACGGGCTTCCGGTCATCAATATCCGGAATGTCCCTCTGACCAACATTGTAAACCGGGTTGTCAAGCGCACCATTGACATCATCGGATCTGCCTGCGCGCTGGTTATATTATCCCCTGTCATGCTGGTCATCGCGCTTTTGGTGAAACGCAGCTCTCCAGGCCCTGTATTATTTGCCCAGGAAAGAGTTGGTCTCGGAAACAAACCATTTAAGATGTACAAGTTCCGTTCCATGGGGGTCCAGGATCCAAAAAAGGAAGCAACCCAGTGGACAAAACCCAACGATCCAAGAGTCACTCCCTTCGGAAAATTTATACGCCACACAAGTCTGGACGAACTTCCACAGTTTTATAATGTACTCCGGGGAGATATGAGTCTTGTGGGGCCGCGTCCGGAACGTCCTCTGTTCGTAGAAAAGTTTAAAGAAGAGATTCCCCGCTATATGATCAAACATCAGGTGCGCCCAGGCATTACCGGATGGGCACAGGTCAACGGCTTCCGCGGTGATACATCCATCCGCGGCAGAATCGAACACGATCTGTATTATATTGAAAACTGGAAATTATCTCTGGATTTTAAAATACTGTTTCTGACAGTTTTCAAAGGATTTATTAATAAGAACGCTTACTAG
- a CDS encoding sporulation initiation factor Spo0A C-terminal domain-containing protein: protein MQNENLQLVLSDDTILQISVIHSKNHTSVPDSTSHVIHINQLLNQAASSTAHLDLSSRISKLLKQLGITPNLKGYLYLRQAIELGVKDPSVFDGITKRLYPYIAEKNHATPTSVERTIRHAIDSVWSKGNKELFWSITQTCMLERPTNSQFIIQLAEYFSEN, encoded by the coding sequence ATGCAAAACGAAAATCTTCAATTGGTACTGTCAGACGATACTATTTTACAAATTTCTGTAATACACTCAAAAAACCATACATCCGTACCTGACAGCACCTCACATGTTATTCACATCAACCAGCTCTTAAATCAGGCGGCATCTTCTACTGCGCATTTAGATCTCTCAAGCCGAATCAGCAAACTTTTAAAACAATTGGGCATCACTCCGAATTTAAAAGGCTATCTCTATCTGAGACAGGCAATCGAATTGGGTGTAAAGGACCCATCTGTTTTTGACGGGATCACAAAACGTCTATATCCTTATATCGCAGAAAAGAATCATGCAACGCCGACCAGTGTTGAACGGACCATCCGTCATGCGATTGACTCCGTATGGAGCAAAGGCAACAAAGAATTATTCTGGAGTATTACACAGACCTGCATGTTAGAACGTCCGACAAACAGCCAGTTCATCATTCAGCTGGCAGAATACTTTTCTGAGAATTAA